A region from the Phaenicophaeus curvirostris isolate KB17595 chromosome 3, BPBGC_Pcur_1.0, whole genome shotgun sequence genome encodes:
- the SQLE gene encoding squalene monooxygenase encodes MWTFLGIASFIYVYKKCGDLMTYANKEVLLSVLVFFSLGLLLSYRYRFRGPKQQQQQQRKTHPGMLSDVLSTLPLVGFFWAKPAPGSQQVKQPKSRKDNTEADVCDVHLTETAPNATASPQYDPEIIIVGSGVLGSSLATVLSRDGRKVTVIERDLKEPDRIVGELLQPGGFNALRDLGLEDTVEGIDSQMVNGYIIHDIESNSEVEIPYPTSEDGRVVSGRSFHHGQFIMGLRKAAMAEPNAKFIEGTVLQLLEEDDCVVGVQYRDKETGGIKELHAPLTVVADGLFSKFRKTLVSNKVTVSSHFVGCILKDAPQFKANYAELVLAKTSPVLVYQISSTETRVLVDIRGEMPKNLKEYMIENVHPQLPDHLKEQFLVAVQNDRLRTMPASFLPPSAVNKKGVLLLGDAYNIRHPLTGGGMSVVLNDVKIWRSLLQDIPDLYEDSDVLKAKKTFYWSRKKSHSFVVNVLAQALYELFAGTDDSLHQLKKACFHYFRLGGECVAGPVGLLSVLSPKPMVLIGHFFAVALYAVYFCFKSESWITTPRAFFSSGAILYRSCSIIFPLIYSEMKYLVY; translated from the exons ATGTGGACCTTTCTGGGTATCGCCTCCTTCATCTACGTCTATAAGAAGTGCGGAGACCTCATGACTTACGCCAATAAGGAGGTGCTGCTCTCCGTGCTCGTGTTCTTCTCCCTCGGCTTGCTGCTGTCCTACAGGTACCGCTTCAGGGGGCccaagcagcaacagcagcagcagcgaaAGACCCACCCGGGGATGCTCTCTGATGTTCTCTCAACTTTACCTCTCGTTGGCTTCTTCTGGGCCAAACCCGCCCCGGGATCTCAACAAGTCAAGCAACCCAAATCCAGAAAG GATAACACAGAAGCAGACGTCTGTGATGTGCATCTGACAGAGACTGCTCCAAACGCAACAGCATCACCCCAATATGATCCAGAAATCATCATTGTTGGATCAGGCGTACTTGGTTCTTCTTTGGCCACAGTGCTCTCCAGAGATGGAAGAAAGGTGACTGTGATAGAGAGGGATCTGAAAGAACCTGATAGGATAGTTGGAGAGTTGTTGCAACCTGGAGGTTTTAATGCACTTAGAGACTTGGGTCTTGAAG ATACAGTAGAAGGTATTGATTCACAAATGGTAAATGGTTACATAATTCATGATATAGAGAGCAACTCAGAGGTTGAAATTCCTTATCCAACATCTGAGGATGGCCGTGTGGTGAGTGGAAGATCTTTTCATCATGGCCAGTTCATCATGGGTCTCCGAAAGGCAGCCATGGCGGAGCCTAA tgcaaaatTCATTGAGGGGACTGTGTTACAGTTGCTTGAGGAAGATGACTGTGTCGTGGGTGTTCAGTACAGGGACAAAGAAACTGGAGGTATTAAG GAACTTCATGCACCTCTTACTGTTGTAGCTGATGGACTTTTCTCCAAGTTTAGAAAAACCTTGGTCTCCAACAAAGTTACTGTTTCGTCCCATTTTGTTGGTTGCATTTTGAAG gatgCACCACAGTTTAAAGCTAATTATGCTGAACTTGTTTTAGCTAAAACTAGTCCAGTCCTAGTCTATCAGATTTCTTCAACTGAGACTCGAGTCCTTGTTGATATCCGAGGGGAAATGCCAAAAAATTTAAAGGAATACATGATTGAGAATGTTCATCCACAACTACCTG ATCACTTAAAGGAACAGTTCCTAGTAGCAGTTCAGAATGATCGTTTAAGGACTATGCCAGCCAGCTTCTTGCCTCCTTCAGCCGTAAATAAAAAAG GTGTTCTTCTTTTAGGAGATGCATATAACATAAGACACCCTTTAACTGGTGGAGGAATGAGTGTTGTTTTAAATGATGTTAAGATATGGAGAAGTTTGCTTCAGGATATTCCAGACCTTTATGAAGATTCTGACGTTCTTAAG gcaaaaaaaacattttattggtcaagaaaaaaatctcattctttTGTAGTGAATGTTCTTGCCCAGGCACTTTATGAACTCTTTGCTGGCACAGATG ATTCCTTGCACCAGCTAAAGAAAGCCTGTTTCCATTACTTCAGACTCGGTGGAGAATGTGTCGCAGGACCTGTTGGGTTGCTCTCTGT gtTATCTCCTAAACCAATGGTACTGATTGGCCACTTCTTTGCTGTGGCACTGTATGCtgtatatttttgctttaagtCAGAGTCCTGGATCACGACACCTCGAGCATTTTTCAGTAGTGGAGCTATTCTTTACCGGAGCTGCTCTATAATATTTCCACTTATTTACTCTGAAATGAAGTATTTAGTCTACTAA